The following coding sequences lie in one Homalodisca vitripennis isolate AUS2020 chromosome X, UT_GWSS_2.1, whole genome shotgun sequence genomic window:
- the LOC124369513 gene encoding uncharacterized protein LOC124369513 gives MSPTSTKTKDPSDPRKQSREHSRIPLVRASSELIVERRPRRQEARSRRPHRRPPEGTDPIRTRTRPDSQRLTARKIRVRPRRGTEQRITTARTRGDATARRPPRHTSRRNRRSTLPGPAPGTSTLPDQARYTPILRANPCSEVTDQVCRLPLPTLFYQLEALNLGDLLRIWVRSGANFPRSPLPDFQGPRGRSGHRRNCGALRVPNPISLLKDSRELERL, from the exons ATGTCCCCCACCAGCACAAAAACGAAAGACCCCTCAGACCCCCGGAAACAGAGCAGAGAgc ACAGTCGGATTCCCCTGGTCCGTGCCAGTTCTGAGTTGATCGTTGAACGGCGACCGCGGAGACAGGAGGCCCGTTCACGCCGGCCGCACCGGCGCCCCCCGGAGGGGACTGACCCGATACGGACCCGCACGCGACCAGACAGCCAACGCCTCACAGCAAGGAAGATCCGCGTGAGGCCAAGGCGCGGGACCGAGCAGAGAATCACGACGGCGCGAACGCGCGGGGACGCGACGGCCCGAAGACCGCCACGCCACACCTCGCGCCGCAACCGCCGATCGACTCTCCCAGGCCCGGCTCCCGGCACGTCTACGCTTCCCGACCAAGCCCGATACACCCCGATCCTCAGAGCCAATCCTTGTTCCGAAGTTACGGATCAAGTTTGCCGACTTCCCTTACCTACATTATTCTATCAACTAGAGGCTCTTAACCTTGGAGACCTGCTGCGGATATGGGTACGATCCGGTGCGAACTTTCCACGTAGCCCTCTCCCGGATTTTCAAGGTCCGAGGGGAAGATCCGGACACCGCCGCAACTGCGGTGCTCTTCGCGTTCCAAACCCTATCTCCCTGCTAAAGGATTCCAGGGAACTCGAACGCTTATAG